One window from the genome of Bacilli bacterium encodes:
- a CDS encoding polyribonucleotide nucleotidyltransferase, with protein sequence MPKKVFELEFEGKLFKAEIGELAKQADGAALIRYNDSTVLSTVCCSDKPKEGDFFPLTVEYMEKQYAAGRIPGSFLRREGRGSEHATLTARMIDRPIRPMFSDGFRNEVQIINTVLSADPDAPSEMAAMLGSSLALGISNIPFDGPIAGVNVGRVDGKFVINPNTEERLVSDLDLTVAGTEEAINMVEAGSMELDEDTMLDALMFGHEAIKKLCQWQKEIIAEVGKEKREIKLFLPEESLVEEMHTRAYSDLKAAVSIFDKLERQKAIDKLGEEIVAEYTAREDIPSENKGKVVSDVKAIYETMIANEVRRLITEEKIRPDGRKVDEVRPLNAQVDILPRVHGSALFTRGQTQVLSIVTLGAKSDEQLIDDLTDETSRRFMHQYNFPPFSVGDIKKVGSPGRREIGHGHLGERALSYVIPSEESFPYTIRVVSEVLESNGSSSQASICAASMALMAAGVPIKDMVTGIAMGLITSGPLDGKHPYTILTDIQGLEDHFGDMDFKVAGTPKGITALQMDIKIKGVTKEILREALAQAHKARAEIRAVQMGAISEPREDVAEYAPKMETFTIDPDKIREVIGTGGKVINDIIAQCDNCKIDIEDDGRVTIYHMNRETIKKARAMIDNIVRVAKVGEVYEGVVNRVEDYGCFVNLFGEVDGLCHVSRLAWTRTENPRDVVKIGQKLKVIVTEIDEKGKVKVSHREFTEKPADYVEPVAKEENSGPRKGFKKFGHRRD encoded by the coding sequence ATGCCAAAAAAAGTTTTTGAATTGGAATTCGAAGGCAAACTGTTTAAGGCGGAAATTGGCGAATTAGCAAAGCAGGCAGATGGCGCGGCTTTGATTCGTTATAATGATTCCACCGTTTTAAGTACGGTTTGTTGCTCCGATAAGCCAAAAGAGGGAGATTTTTTCCCGCTGACTGTCGAGTATATGGAAAAACAATACGCGGCGGGTCGTATTCCGGGATCTTTTCTAAGAAGAGAAGGTCGGGGAAGCGAACATGCTACATTAACCGCGAGAATGATTGATCGACCCATTCGTCCGATGTTCTCCGATGGATTCCGTAATGAAGTCCAAATTATCAACACCGTTTTAAGCGCGGATCCCGATGCGCCATCGGAAATGGCCGCGATGCTAGGCTCATCCCTGGCGCTGGGAATTTCAAATATTCCTTTTGACGGTCCGATTGCCGGTGTCAATGTTGGCCGCGTCGATGGAAAATTTGTAATTAATCCCAACACCGAAGAGCGTTTGGTAAGCGATTTAGATTTGACGGTTGCCGGTACTGAAGAAGCCATCAACATGGTTGAAGCCGGATCGATGGAATTAGATGAAGATACGATGCTTGACGCCTTGATGTTTGGTCATGAGGCCATTAAGAAACTTTGCCAATGGCAAAAAGAAATTATCGCTGAGGTCGGTAAGGAAAAAAGAGAAATTAAACTCTTCCTTCCTGAGGAATCCTTGGTAGAGGAAATGCATACTCGCGCCTATAGTGATTTAAAAGCAGCGGTTAGCATTTTTGATAAACTTGAACGGCAGAAGGCAATCGATAAGTTAGGCGAAGAAATCGTTGCAGAATACACCGCCCGGGAAGATATTCCTTCCGAAAATAAGGGCAAAGTAGTCTCTGATGTCAAAGCCATTTACGAAACGATGATTGCTAACGAAGTGCGCCGGCTTATCACCGAAGAAAAAATCCGCCCTGATGGTCGGAAAGTTGATGAGGTTCGACCACTAAATGCCCAAGTGGATATTCTTCCGCGCGTGCATGGTTCAGCTCTGTTTACACGTGGCCAAACACAAGTTTTGTCGATTGTAACTCTTGGAGCTAAATCCGATGAACAACTAATTGATGATTTAACGGACGAGACTTCCCGCCGTTTTATGCATCAATATAATTTTCCGCCATTTAGTGTTGGCGATATTAAAAAGGTAGGTAGTCCTGGACGTAGAGAAATCGGCCACGGACATTTAGGCGAAAGAGCTTTGAGTTATGTCATTCCAAGCGAAGAATCATTCCCTTATACCATTAGAGTAGTGAGCGAAGTATTGGAAAGTAACGGCTCCTCGTCCCAAGCGAGTATCTGTGCCGCTTCAATGGCGCTTATGGCGGCCGGCGTTCCGATAAAGGATATGGTTACCGGAATTGCTATGGGACTTATTACCAGCGGTCCGTTGGACGGGAAGCATCCCTATACCATCCTTACCGATATTCAAGGTTTGGAAGATCACTTTGGCGATATGGACTTTAAAGTGGCGGGAACACCGAAGGGTATCACCGCCCTTCAGATGGATATCAAAATTAAAGGTGTCACTAAGGAAATCTTACGTGAAGCTCTAGCACAAGCTCATAAAGCCCGGGCCGAAATTCGGGCTGTGCAAATGGGAGCAATCAGCGAACCCCGCGAAGATGTGGCCGAGTATGCCCCTAAGATGGAGACCTTTACCATCGACCCAGATAAAATCAGAGAAGTTATCGGGACGGGTGGAAAAGTCATCAATGACATTATCGCTCAATGCGATAACTGTAAGATTGATATCGAGGATGATGGTCGGGTGACGATTTATCATATGAATCGGGAAACAATCAAGAAAGCACGGGCAATGATTGATAATATTGTTCGGGTAGCCAAGGTTGGCGAAGTATATGAAGGAGTCGTCAATCGGGTTGAAGATTACGGGTGCTTTGTGAATCTCTTTGGAGAAGTGGATGGCTTATGCCATGTTTCACGTCTGGCCTGGACACGAACCGAAAACCCACGCGACGTAGTTAAGATCGGTCAAAAACTGAAAGTTATCGTTACCGAAATTGACGAAAAAGGCAAAGTCAAGGTTAGTCACCGTGAATTTACCGAGAAACCGGCCGATTACGTTGAACCGGTTGCTAAGGAAGAAAATTCCGGACCGCGCAAAGGATTTAAGAAATTTGGACATCGGCGCGACTAA
- a CDS encoding NAD(P)/FAD-dependent oxidoreductase, with product MYDITIIGAGVVGALIARELSFYQLKVALIDKDSDVGNATTMANSAIVHSGYDPEPNSLKAKLNVEGNAMFDQLSTELDVNFGRIGSLTLAMEDEQWLVIRQLVDRAKENKVPVTLLSGDEVRQMEPNVNPTVKGGLLAPTAGIVNPFQLCVHAVENAVDNGVNLFLNSEVIGIKKTNEGFSVDFKNGSQINTKYIVNAAGIYSDKIAMMIGDNSFKINPRKGEYYVLDHFGFGFVNHVIFPLPTDKGKGILITPTTSGNYLVGPSSEFVDTRSSLATDMATLKAVRASATQLIPSIPFNQVIRTFSGLRATPSTHDFIISESAVDRHFINVAGIESPGLASSPAIAKYVVDEIIGKQIPLVKNELAGRSIKPYIHPLNMDFESRKKLISEHPEFGDIICNCEKISRGEILQTLNRSCPPHSIKAIKKRTRAGFGRCQGGFCQTRVISILADFYKIDPTDVDYDEQGTPVLIEDSKENGK from the coding sequence ATGTACGACATTACAATAATCGGAGCCGGTGTGGTTGGGGCGCTCATTGCTCGCGAGCTTTCATTTTATCAATTGAAAGTGGCGTTGATTGACAAGGATAGTGATGTCGGAAACGCGACGACGATGGCTAACTCGGCTATCGTTCACAGCGGATATGATCCCGAACCAAACTCTTTAAAAGCCAAATTGAATGTCGAAGGCAATGCCATGTTCGATCAACTGAGCACGGAGTTAGATGTAAACTTCGGCCGCATTGGCTCATTGACACTGGCAATGGAAGATGAGCAATGGCTGGTAATTCGCCAATTAGTCGATCGGGCAAAAGAAAATAAGGTTCCTGTGACTTTACTGAGCGGGGATGAGGTTCGGCAGATGGAACCCAACGTTAATCCAACGGTCAAAGGTGGATTATTGGCTCCGACTGCCGGCATTGTCAATCCTTTTCAATTATGTGTTCACGCAGTGGAAAACGCCGTTGATAATGGGGTGAATTTATTTTTAAATAGCGAGGTCATCGGAATAAAAAAAACTAACGAAGGGTTTTCTGTTGACTTTAAAAACGGCTCCCAAATAAACACGAAATACATCGTAAACGCCGCGGGCATTTATAGCGATAAAATCGCAATGATGATCGGCGATAATTCCTTTAAAATAAATCCGCGCAAGGGCGAGTATTACGTTCTCGACCATTTCGGATTTGGATTTGTAAATCATGTCATCTTCCCGCTTCCCACCGACAAGGGAAAGGGTATTCTGATTACTCCAACTACATCGGGAAACTATCTGGTGGGACCCAGCAGCGAATTTGTTGACACTCGCTCTTCGCTTGCAACCGATATGGCTACTTTAAAAGCGGTACGCGCGAGCGCCACGCAACTTATTCCCTCAATTCCTTTTAACCAAGTTATCCGCACTTTCAGCGGGTTAAGGGCTACACCGTCAACCCACGATTTTATCATTTCCGAATCAGCGGTTGATCGTCATTTTATCAACGTTGCGGGAATTGAATCTCCGGGTTTAGCTTCTTCACCGGCGATTGCCAAGTATGTGGTCGATGAAATCATTGGCAAGCAAATCCCATTGGTTAAGAATGAATTGGCTGGTCGGAGCATCAAGCCATATATTCATCCTTTGAATATGGATTTTGAGTCGCGGAAAAAATTAATTTCCGAACATCCGGAATTTGGCGATATTATTTGCAATTGTGAAAAGATTTCCCGCGGTGAGATTTTGCAAACTTTAAATCGCAGTTGCCCGCCCCACTCGATTAAAGCCATAAAAAAGCGGACCCGGGCCGGATTCGGCCGCTGTCAGGGCGGTTTTTGCCAGACGCGGGTGATATCTATTCTGGCTGATTTTTATAAAATTGATCCCACTGATGTCGACTATGATGAGCAGGGAACACCGGTTTTAATTGAAGATAGCAAGGAGAACGGAAAATAA
- a CDS encoding FAD-dependent oxidoreductase — MEKRDLVIIGGGSAGLSAAVAAFDLGIKSILIIERGSHLGGILNQCIHTGFGLSTFNEQLTGPEYASRYIQMVEDRKIEYRLETNVLEISPAKIVTIASSAGLSMIEAGAIILATGCYERNAGAILLPGDRPRGILTAGQAQEYINIRGYSVGKRIFILGSGDIGLIMARRMTLEGAQVLGVAEIMPYSNGLPRNMVQCLEDFNIPLFLSHTIRDVQSLNGNLSGITIAQVDRNFQFIEGTDKHFDVDTLLLSIGLIPSNELLDNLHILASKTRGAVVDEHLQTGMAGVFSCGNCLHVHDVVDFVSQEGALAGRSAVKYLRHELKDGGDFIRVVAGNNIGYVVPQIIRYSDLDEEGVVLKYRPQKPLEKIKILVSVDGREIKKVFKPYAIPSEMEMIKLKKEDLVMGHELKVEVAA; from the coding sequence ATGGAAAAGCGGGATTTAGTGATAATCGGGGGCGGATCGGCTGGTTTAAGCGCGGCGGTTGCGGCATTTGACTTAGGCATAAAATCAATATTAATTATTGAGCGCGGAAGTCATTTGGGCGGAATTCTCAATCAATGCATCCACACGGGCTTTGGTCTTTCCACTTTTAACGAACAACTTACCGGTCCGGAGTACGCCAGCCGTTATATACAGATGGTGGAAGATAGAAAAATTGAATACCGACTTGAAACGAATGTTTTGGAAATCTCGCCGGCCAAGATTGTCACCATCGCCTCATCGGCAGGACTTTCCATGATAGAAGCCGGTGCGATTATTCTTGCTACTGGCTGTTATGAACGCAATGCGGGAGCAATTCTTTTGCCGGGTGATCGGCCCCGGGGAATATTAACCGCTGGACAAGCCCAGGAATACATCAACATTCGTGGCTATTCAGTCGGCAAGCGCATTTTTATTTTAGGCAGCGGAGATATTGGCCTTATAATGGCGCGAAGAATGACTTTAGAAGGCGCTCAAGTCCTGGGAGTGGCTGAAATTATGCCTTATAGCAACGGCTTACCAAGGAACATGGTGCAGTGCCTGGAAGACTTTAACATTCCGCTCTTTTTAAGTCATACCATCAGGGATGTTCAATCTTTAAATGGTAATCTAAGCGGCATAACAATTGCCCAAGTTGATCGAAACTTTCAGTTTATTGAAGGAACTGACAAACACTTTGATGTGGATACGCTATTATTATCAATCGGTCTTATTCCTTCAAATGAACTGTTGGACAATCTTCATATTCTTGCCAGCAAAACGCGGGGAGCGGTGGTCGACGAGCACCTTCAAACCGGCATGGCCGGAGTTTTCAGTTGCGGGAATTGTCTTCATGTCCACGATGTGGTTGATTTTGTCAGCCAAGAAGGCGCTTTAGCTGGGAGAAGTGCGGTTAAGTACCTGCGGCATGAGCTCAAGGATGGCGGCGATTTCATCCGGGTTGTGGCGGGGAATAACATCGGCTACGTAGTTCCGCAAATTATTCGCTACAGCGATCTTGACGAAGAGGGCGTCGTTTTAAAATATCGTCCCCAAAAACCATTAGAAAAAATTAAAATTCTCGTTTCCGTTGATGGCAGGGAAATAAAAAAAGTTTTTAAGCCATATGCTATTCCCAGTGAAATGGAAATGATAAAATTAAAAAAAGAAGATTTAGTGATGGGTCATGAATTAAAGGTGGAGGTGGCAGCTTAA
- a CDS encoding DUF1667 domain-containing protein, whose product MQRQLICINCPRGCHLIVDDDLKVTGNACPRGEKYALEEISHPVRFVATTVTMVESKERRLSVTTDRPIAKDLIFPLMNLLKTIKIHPPVHVGDELVHQVLGTDCNIVATKTILE is encoded by the coding sequence ATGCAACGGCAACTTATCTGTATCAATTGTCCCCGCGGATGTCATTTGATAGTTGACGATGATTTAAAAGTCACCGGCAATGCCTGTCCGCGCGGAGAAAAGTATGCCTTGGAAGAAATTTCTCACCCCGTTCGCTTTGTGGCAACGACGGTCACGATGGTTGAGAGCAAGGAAAGACGCTTATCCGTGACTACCGATAGACCGATTGCCAAAGACCTGATTTTTCCTTTGATGAATCTTTTAAAGACGATAAAAATTCATCCCCCGGTTCACGTTGGCGATGAACTGGTACATCAAGTCCTCGGAACTGATTGCAATATAGTTGCGACAAAGACAATTTTAGAGTAA
- a CDS encoding ribonuclease J: MTETVRIFALGGLDEDGKNLYVLEAGNDIFIIEAGAKYPDSSKPGIDFIIANYDYLLKNKDRVRAYIITHGHDDLIGALPYMYKDIPAPIYASKATIMMIEGFTKRRVMDIKYNFVEIEPSSRITIANRTVRFFQTCHAMMLSSGVAIKTEQGYVVYSGDFLVEYNANPHYRHDLNALAKIAERPILALLSESEGAEKAGYTSPNHRLTPHITAPFQDSQGRIFISLYNQSTYHLEEIIDMVKKHHKKLYLYDEYVRDYFARFNSIGMLKIPQINLVSPDDLLRVRKNDMVILMMAQGDDLYREIEALANGENEDKRIVLNPEDTFIVAAPPAPNFELLATDAIDCLYQTGVKVYEINRKMMSPMHASEEDLKMMISLLKPQYYIPVKGEYKQLMANAKLAVGMDVQLSHNNIFLLDNGMTIKFTDGKARLYAAGDEVVPTGDLYIDGTGVGDTTSTVLDDRTILSDDGVIVMGIAVSKATAKIVAGPDIQMRGFVFVRENDAIINELTKLLVTSVNDFLKKGSFNADKCAEDISERAKRFVWRETRRSPMILPLISVVD; the protein is encoded by the coding sequence ATGACTGAAACCGTACGAATTTTCGCTTTAGGGGGGCTGGATGAAGATGGCAAAAATCTTTATGTCCTCGAAGCGGGAAATGATATTTTTATTATTGAAGCCGGAGCAAAATATCCCGACTCATCAAAGCCGGGAATTGATTTTATTATCGCTAATTATGATTATTTGTTGAAAAACAAGGATCGTGTTCGGGCATATATTATCACTCACGGCCACGACGATTTAATCGGCGCTTTACCTTATATGTACAAGGATATCCCGGCACCGATCTACGCCTCCAAGGCGACAATTATGATGATTGAAGGCTTTACGAAGCGCCGGGTGATGGACATTAAATATAACTTTGTCGAGATTGAACCATCTTCGCGCATTACCATTGCCAATAGAACTGTCCGTTTCTTTCAGACCTGCCATGCGATGATGCTCAGCAGCGGGGTGGCGATTAAAACCGAGCAGGGCTACGTTGTTTATAGTGGGGATTTCTTGGTGGAATATAATGCCAACCCCCATTACCGGCATGATTTGAATGCGTTGGCAAAGATTGCCGAGCGGCCGATTCTGGCTTTACTAAGCGAGAGCGAAGGAGCGGAAAAGGCCGGTTATACTTCTCCCAATCATCGCCTGACACCCCATATAACTGCCCCTTTTCAAGATTCGCAGGGACGGATTTTCATCTCGCTTTACAATCAGTCAACTTATCATCTTGAAGAGATCATCGATATGGTTAAAAAGCACCATAAGAAGCTCTACTTATACGATGAGTACGTTCGTGATTATTTTGCTCGGTTTAATTCAATCGGCATGCTTAAGATTCCGCAAATTAATCTTGTTTCCCCGGATGATTTATTACGCGTCCGGAAAAATGACATGGTTATTTTAATGATGGCACAAGGTGACGATTTATATCGGGAAATCGAAGCTTTGGCCAATGGAGAAAATGAAGATAAACGGATTGTCTTAAATCCGGAAGACACCTTCATCGTTGCCGCTCCTCCCGCTCCTAACTTTGAACTGCTGGCTACGGATGCGATTGATTGCCTATATCAAACGGGCGTCAAAGTTTACGAGATTAATCGGAAGATGATGTCGCCGATGCACGCGAGTGAAGAAGACTTAAAAATGATGATTTCGCTTCTTAAACCCCAGTATTACATTCCGGTTAAAGGTGAATATAAACAACTAATGGCCAATGCCAAACTGGCGGTTGGAATGGATGTTCAACTTTCGCACAACAATATTTTTCTTTTGGATAACGGCATGACCATCAAATTTACCGATGGTAAGGCTCGACTTTACGCGGCCGGGGACGAAGTGGTTCCCACCGGCGATTTATATATCGATGGCACGGGCGTCGGGGATACGACATCCACCGTCCTTGACGATCGGACCATCCTCTCGGATGACGGCGTAATTGTCATGGGAATTGCGGTTTCAAAAGCCACTGCTAAAATTGTTGCCGGACCAGATATTCAGATGCGCGGATTTGTTTTTGTTCGCGAGAATGACGCCATTATTAATGAACTCACAAAGCTTTTGGTTACAAGTGTAAATGACTTCTTGAAGAAGGGCTCTTTTAATGCCGATAAGTGCGCGGAAGATATAAGTGAGCGCGCAAAACGCTTTGTGTGGCGCGAGACAAGACGCAGTCCGATGATTTTGCCCTTGATTTCGGTAGTTGACTGA
- a CDS encoding DNA translocase FtsK: MSKSTESTTKKNRSARIDVPGGIMLALFGLLIILNQWVGAFLTYALTWAFGTLYVIPVLLLFIVGVRLIFIRERHFPLRASVTIGLILILLALSGFMAYLEKRDPAEFAFKNIFIDQTAYLGVAIQESMATPLSFAFHGGGVFGNVIYFGLYIGLKEVWTLVALSVLAFIGLMIVFWSLLRRLVAKMRISLTSKRKKKNFFSEAGNLENLQQISQGNEDDVSKNRPLTKDHNLLSNVALGSMQKAVFVEEDTFDIESERKVLTLKSAISDEVNFEDIKSENTERIESTSASREEVLPLQEEEVSVFSIPNPENKTSERVTVPVEKMNYQNDNDFAPLLGGKLPDSALLEEHHDNLNSQENQDLADKRVNIINQTFNNLNVGASAVSYTIGPAVTRYDIKMNPDVSVSQVSKVIPDISIRLGGIPARFETIVPGKSTSGLEIANGKTSLVSFRECFESLPDELASKLVFPFGKNISGEVVMASLEEFPHLLVSGSTGSGKSIFMHSLIMSLIMRNTPDELRLIIIDPKRVEMARYRDMPHLFCPIISDYAEAKTAMSRLVGEMEDRYLRFEEAGASKISQYNDYAIGNGLPPMPKIVVVIDEYADLVEGAKDIATPIVRLAQKSRAAGIHLVISTQRPSVNVITGVIKANLPVRVALMMASTVDSTTILNEGGAEQLLGNGDMLIDCPQISRSGFVRVQGAFIDGREIRRVVDYLKHQFKTEYDDNFFDLTDHSAMGPSFEGEGTDHDDAYFEVKKWVMSQEYTSISKIQRTFNFGFPRAMRIFRKLQSEGIVDDSSESNSARGSLVIKRNPQSIEETKIDRGDY; the protein is encoded by the coding sequence ATGAGTAAAAGTACTGAATCAACCACTAAAAAGAACCGATCGGCACGTATTGATGTCCCTGGGGGCATAATGCTTGCCCTTTTTGGCTTACTGATAATTCTTAACCAATGGGTAGGGGCATTTCTGACCTATGCATTAACCTGGGCTTTTGGAACCCTATATGTGATTCCGGTATTGTTGTTATTTATTGTGGGGGTCCGCCTTATTTTTATTCGGGAAAGACACTTTCCGCTCAGAGCCTCAGTCACAATCGGACTTATATTAATTTTGCTTGCTTTGTCCGGCTTTATGGCTTATTTAGAAAAAAGAGATCCGGCTGAATTTGCATTTAAAAATATCTTTATCGATCAAACTGCATATCTTGGGGTAGCTATTCAAGAATCGATGGCCACTCCGTTATCATTTGCCTTTCATGGCGGCGGTGTTTTCGGCAACGTCATCTATTTTGGATTATATATCGGATTAAAAGAAGTTTGGACCTTGGTAGCCTTAAGTGTTTTGGCCTTCATCGGCTTGATGATTGTTTTTTGGTCGCTTTTGCGCCGATTGGTCGCTAAAATGAGGATTTCACTGACGAGTAAACGGAAAAAGAAAAACTTTTTCTCCGAAGCCGGAAATTTGGAAAATCTACAGCAGATTAGTCAGGGCAATGAAGACGACGTCAGTAAAAATAGACCGCTGACAAAAGATCATAATCTGCTATCCAATGTTGCCCTTGGCAGTATGCAGAAGGCGGTTTTCGTTGAAGAAGATACCTTTGATATAGAAAGTGAAAGAAAAGTTTTGACTCTCAAATCCGCCATTTCAGATGAAGTTAATTTTGAGGACATAAAGAGTGAAAACACCGAGCGTATCGAATCAACAAGCGCTTCCCGGGAAGAGGTGTTGCCGCTACAAGAAGAGGAAGTCAGCGTTTTTTCCATTCCCAATCCCGAAAATAAAACCAGTGAACGCGTAACCGTTCCGGTTGAGAAAATGAACTATCAAAATGATAACGACTTTGCTCCCTTACTCGGCGGGAAACTACCCGATTCCGCTTTGCTCGAAGAGCATCATGATAATCTTAACTCGCAGGAAAACCAGGATTTGGCCGATAAGCGAGTGAATATCATTAATCAGACTTTTAACAACTTAAATGTTGGCGCCTCGGCTGTTTCCTATACCATCGGTCCGGCGGTCACCCGCTATGACATCAAAATGAATCCTGATGTCTCCGTCAGTCAGGTGTCAAAAGTTATTCCGGATATTTCGATTCGGCTGGGAGGGATACCCGCTCGTTTTGAGACGATAGTTCCGGGAAAGTCGACTTCCGGATTGGAAATCGCTAATGGCAAGACATCCCTGGTCAGTTTTCGCGAATGCTTTGAATCTCTACCGGATGAACTTGCCAGCAAACTGGTTTTTCCGTTTGGAAAAAATATTTCGGGTGAAGTGGTAATGGCCTCTTTAGAGGAGTTTCCTCACCTTTTGGTTTCCGGTTCAACCGGCAGCGGAAAATCAATTTTTATGCATTCGCTCATCATGAGTTTGATAATGCGCAATACCCCGGATGAATTACGTCTAATTATAATCGATCCCAAGCGCGTGGAAATGGCTCGCTATCGGGATATGCCCCATCTTTTTTGCCCGATAATATCCGATTATGCCGAAGCTAAGACGGCCATGTCGCGCCTGGTGGGAGAAATGGAAGATCGCTACTTGCGATTTGAAGAAGCCGGGGCATCGAAAATCAGCCAATACAATGACTATGCGATTGGCAATGGGCTGCCGCCGATGCCTAAAATTGTCGTTGTCATCGATGAATATGCGGATTTAGTCGAAGGAGCCAAGGACATTGCCACTCCAATCGTCCGACTGGCGCAAAAATCCCGCGCGGCGGGAATTCACTTAGTTATTTCCACGCAGCGCCCTTCAGTTAATGTTATTACCGGTGTAATAAAAGCCAACCTTCCTGTTCGGGTGGCCTTGATGATGGCATCAACCGTTGATTCAACCACGATTTTAAACGAAGGTGGAGCCGAACAGCTGCTAGGAAACGGCGATATGCTGATTGATTGCCCGCAAATTTCCCGCAGTGGTTTTGTTCGCGTTCAAGGAGCTTTCATCGATGGTCGGGAGATTCGGCGGGTTGTTGATTATTTAAAACATCAATTTAAAACCGAGTATGACGATAATTTCTTCGACCTTACCGATCATAGTGCGATGGGACCAAGTTTTGAGGGCGAGGGAACCGATCACGATGATGCCTATTTTGAAGTTAAAAAATGGGTTATGAGTCAAGAGTACACTTCGATATCCAAAATTCAACGAACATTTAACTTCGGCTTTCCTCGGGCGATGAGAATTTTTCGGAAATTGCAAAGCGAAGGGATTGTGGACGACAGTTCAGAATCGAATTCAGCCCGGGGTTCTTTGGTTATAAAACGTAATCCTCAATCAATTGAGGAAACAAAAATTGACCGCGGAGATTATTAA
- a CDS encoding holo-ACP synthase, whose amino-acid sequence MSVGIDIVSIQRFKDKPDLIARVLSANELDEYKRRKNSLEFVAGHFAAKEAFLKANRFEHQVAFSKIEILYFDNGRPYIYFEKGIYENISISHDGGIAIAIVNIEEGK is encoded by the coding sequence ATGAGCGTTGGTATCGATATTGTTTCCATTCAGAGGTTTAAGGATAAACCGGATTTGATTGCCCGGGTCTTAAGTGCGAATGAACTTGATGAGTATAAGCGAAGAAAAAACAGCCTCGAGTTTGTCGCGGGCCACTTCGCTGCCAAGGAAGCCTTCCTAAAGGCCAACCGATTTGAGCATCAAGTTGCATTTAGTAAAATCGAAATACTATACTTTGACAACGGACGGCCTTATATTTATTTTGAAAAGGGAATCTATGAGAATATTTCGATTAGTCACGATGGAGGAATTGCCATTGCTATCGTCAATATCGAAGAAGGAAAATAA